A single window of Opisthocomus hoazin isolate bOpiHoa1 chromosome 5, bOpiHoa1.hap1, whole genome shotgun sequence DNA harbors:
- the CENPE gene encoding centromere-associated protein E, producing the protein MADEGAVTVCVRVRPLIARENALEDKLLFHWKSENNTISEVNGTKVFSYDRVFHSSDSTQQLYEGVAVPIIQSAVQGYNGTIFAYGQTASGKTYTMMGNEDSVGVIPKAIQHVFKIICEIPDREFLLRVSYMEIYNETITDLLCDIRKKKPLGIREDVNRNTYVEDLIEEVVVAPEQVMEWIRKGEKNRHYGETKMNEHSSRSHTIFRMIIESRERSDPANANCDGAVMVSHLNLVDLAGSERASQTGSEGVRLKEGCNINRSLFILGQVIKKLCDDPSGFINYRDSKLTRILQNSLGGNAKTVIICTITPVSFDETLSTLQFANTAKRMKNTPKVNEVLDDDALLKRYRKEILDLKKQLEEVSSKTQIHAMEKDQLAQLLEEKNSLQKVQEDRIRNLTEMLVTSASFSSNQKAKAKRRRRVTWAPGKINQTNVSYFDEFEKPRLTETKKMKMSLSALPDMEDSMLENSVHDNQCLMVPDQISDVEWTAGPNMNWTQRDFEESVQLCEALALEKDIAVNEVNVLQANFNNLVLENEQLKLEINEIKERLKEKIEMDEFEALEKQTQKDHEIQLMHEITNLKNLVSNAEVYNEELEAEINAKLEQLTEKEKKINILQNRVEELQKAGAEKETSFSVGDSDKLIEEIQQLNKSLLDSETIALDAKKESAFLRTENLELKEKMNELLNNYKQMEKDVQLYQSQIEAGKASYKKMQADLQKELQSVFQENTRLTALMEGKVPKDLLSFVELEKKTADLKGELENALKENTLLQKQVNELSKFQSLPNTAEIQQKEILEKCEEIRLLKLEKEKLLSEVADNEVRLKHMTEEIGKSKYDLAGVELKRVKSDQEYVALKQLHEELEQKHAAVSENNEQMKLQIDILSKELQESKTTLDEVKLELSSKMKELEEKTAEHKQLLEVREDFIQTQQKLNEMEQLKEQEKIMELKLEAKDSEIQAVLQQLTECREEVKILTQERDYLKQKEECLQAEADQLKEDIKDTVSMNILAHEELRNTQSSLKQSQDTVKKLEKNISEKESRILSVEEALGKTIKELEMRITQMTEEIKIVTSERDQLAEEKSENNCRESDQLQALKEQIFSLTQERNSLQDKLDSLHLKKEEYEEGTLILQIQEKSIEQELFLLREELSQAQRKLHEMEEVKANECQRECEKMGRMDFIPKLHNCQEVSTLTERGDDDLKVQLESLRNERDRLRETVQETISKNSEMQEELRCAHNSLGQHQETIVELKGSISEKENQLLKAQEALRETTDELQQKLTEVTENLTHVSSEYGKLLSEKEQIERTMKEHICQQLEKITSLNKAKDELQQIVETCKAERDQLKADCQESKERSLKILTEMESLQEELKCQKEQADIQKNMLANGEEKLQNTEEKLNEEINKLKEKVVKLNEELNLVTKERHQLLGELKEKTKSESSKLQQLEKQCNVLVQERDQLQEMLEGIQAEKNKLEINLQESIDKILETEKELKWQQELLNNEKIKAEEREEHLLKVQRRSEILEDSLTNKVQQLTETLNSVSCEKDQLLAERSSHSFQLKEQISSINQEKDELQKLLQDVISERDQLKTELQKNAEMCVETNAKLECALDQLKQRSLNDMSIQVNPLDDAEQMADDSLKEKNLKIKELLEKFPNMGKRYECLSRVSLKLKNELDSRKELIAVILTQLSSEQSKQVKRLQTENEKINRHLQSLLNKLKFLFSCVCSKKRDYHTTVNMYEIELLEEKRKQDQLRAQIQYLRKFYLKQNKISSEELNISEVLQNLHMDAENILKDVSEMESELLSIEAELQQEESARKETTQFWEACSGTRCDAEELEEELKKDNERLLQVINFWTPKAKILLQLSSELDAKTANYCKNADVELKQKKEKSEELLQELNTLKEQLAPGGSASLALEEENYKLHNKLKGAEQDIKAMEVKIQKLENVISEVGKNVKEKDDCIYKLQAQIRVKTATSELTQLQAKLNETEKCLSTALTENQSLQAKLDKGAELYKEEIDHLKTQLVKYDMERMKQSNYFDMKLANYKALAEHQEQQLRKLKEELRRAQQEQDVTVVLEKEAPQQSQIPLTCGGGSGIVQSTQILVLKSEQAKLQKENLHLKKQNDLLLSNELQLKEELRKWKERALKWKERSSRETTQETVPRSPRKTVSYSLKEQTPSPSKEPISQEAVAQDISKPRPLTCPTNFFDNSSLGTLTDTRLTGIEPTGEHLKHRCGTSEKEKTPECTTQ; encoded by the exons AGGAATACGTATGTAGAAGATCTGATTGAAGAGGTGGTGGTTGCCCCAGAACAAGTTATGGAATGGAtcagaaaaggagaaa aaaatcgCCATTATGGAGAAACAAAAATGAATGAACACAGCAGCCGTTCTCACACTATCTTCAGAATG ATCATTGAAAGCAGAGAACGAAGTGACCCTGCAAATGCAAACTGTGATGGAGCAGTGATGGTATCCCACTTG AACTTGGTAGATCTGGCAGGCAGTGAAAGAGCTAGTCAAACAGGATCTGAAG GTGTCCGACTGAAAGAAGGCTGCAATATAAACCGGAGCTTGTTCATTCTGGGTCAAGTTATTAAAAAACTTTGTGATGACCCTTCTGG CTTCATAAATTACAGAGACAGCAAGCTGACTCGAATTCTGCAGAACTCCCTTGGAGGAAATGCTAAGACGGTTATTATTTGTACAATTACTCCTGTTTCTTTTGATGAAACACTCAGTACTCTTCAG TTTGCCAATACAGCCAAAAGAATGAAGAATACTCCGAAAGTCAATGAAGTACTTGATGATGATGCCCTCCTGAAGAGATATCGCAAAGAAATTCTGGATTTGAAAAAGCAGCTGGAGGAA GTGTCTTCAAAGACTCAGATTCATGCAATGGAAAAAGACCAATTGGCCCAgctattggaagaaaaaaattctcttcaaAAAGTACAGGAAGATAGGATACGAAACTTAACTGAGATGCTGGTGacttctgcctccttttcttcaaATCAGAAGGCTAAA GCCAAGAGAAGAAGAAGAGTTACTTGGGCTCCTGGTAAAATAAACCAGACGAATGTGAGCTATTTTGACGAGTTCGAAAAACCAAGGctgactgaaacaaaaaaaatgaaaatgtctctGTCAGCACTACCAGACATGGAGGATT CTATGTTAGAGAATTCTGTACATGACAACCAATGTCTGATGGTTCCTGATCAAATTTCTGATGTAGAATGGACTGCTGGACCTAACATGAATTGG ACTCAGAGAGACTTTGAAGAATCTGTGCAGCTCTGTGAAGCATTAGCACTAGAAAAA GATATTGCTGTAAATGAGGTCAATGTCTTGCAAGCTAACTTTAATAACCTGGTACTGGAAAATGAGCAGCTGAAActagaaataaatgaaattaaggagagactgaaggaaaaaatagaaatggaTGAATTTGAagcactggaaaaacaaacacaaaaagatcATGAG ATACAACTAATGCATGAAATTACCAACTTAAAGAATCTAGTTTCAAATGCTGAAGTGTACAATGAGGAACTTGAG GCAGAAATAAATGCCAAATTGGAACAgctgacagagaaagagaaaaaaataaacatattacAGAATCGTGTGGAAGAATTACAGAAAGCAGGAGCGGAAAAGGAGACATCTTTTTCAGTG GGAGACTCTGATAAGTTAATTGAGGAAATTCAGCAGCTGAATAAATCTCTCTTGGACAGTGAAACCATAGCCTTGGATGCCAAAAAAGAATCTGCTTTCCTCAGAACTGAAAATTTGGAGCTGAAGGAGAAGATG aatgaACTCTTAAATAATTATAAGCAAATGGAAAAGGATGTTCAACTCTATCAAAGTCAAATAGAAGCAGGAAAAGCCAGTTACAAAAAAATGCAAGCTGATTTGCAGAAAGAGTTGCAGTCTGTATTTCAAGAAAACACAAGGCTAACTGCACTGATGGAGGGTAAAGTTCCAAAAG ATCTGCTCTCTTTTGTGGAGCTGGAAAAGAAGACAGCTGACTTAAAAGGAGAACTAGAAAACGCGTTGAAAGAGAATACACTTCTACAAAAACAAGTAAATGAGCTATCAAAATTTCAGTCTCTACCAAATACTGCTGAGATACAGCAGAAagag ATTCTTGAAAAATGTGAGGAGATACGCTTATTaaaattggaaaaagaaaagctgctttctgaAGTAGCTGATAATGAAGTTAGACTTAAGCATATGACTGAAGAAATTGGAAAATCAAAATACGATCTAGCAGGTGTAGAACTTAAACGTGTAAAGTCTGATCAGGAATATGTGGCACTTAAACAGCTCCATGAAGAACTAGAGCAAAAACATGCAGCTGTGTCAGAAAACAACGAACAAATGAAGCTCCAAATAGATATTCTGTCTAAAGAACTACAAGAATCTAAAACAACTTTGGATGAAGTGAAATTGGAG CTCTCTAGCAAAAtgaaagaactggaagaaaagaCGGCAGAGCACAAACAACTTCTTGAGGTAAGAGAAGATTTTATTCAGACTCAGCAGAAGTTAAATGAAATGGAGCAATTAAAAGAGCAAGAGAAGATTATGGAGTTGAAACTGGAGGCCAAGGATTCGGAGATCCAAGCAGTTCTTCAGCAGCTTACTGAATGTCGGGAAGAAGTAAAAATTCTAACCCAGGAAAGAGATTACCTGAAGCAAAAAGAGGAGTGTCTCCAAGCTGAGGCAGACCAACTCAAAGAGGATATAAAGGACACTGTTTCAATG AATATTTTGGCACATGAAGAACTGAGAAATACACAGAGTTCTCTCAAGCAATCCCAGGACACTGTTaagaagttggaaaaaaatatttctgaaaaagaatCTCGGATTCTGAGTGTTGAAGAGGCGCTAGGGAAAACCATTAAAGAACTCGAAATGCGG ATAACACaaatgacagaagaaataaaaatcgtCACATCAGAGAGAGACCAGCTTgctgaagaaaaatcagaaaataactgTAGAGAAAGTGATCAGCTTCAAGCATTAAAGGAACAAATCTTTTCCCTTACGCAAGAGAGAAATTCATTGCAGGATAAGCTGGACAgtttacatttgaaaaaagaaGAGTATGAGGAAGGAACTTTG ATACTACAGATTCAAGAAAAATCTATTGAGCAAGAATTATTTCTGCTGAGAGAAGAGCTGAGCCAGGCACAAAGGAAACTGCATGAAATGGAGGAAGTGAAGGCCAATGAGTGTCAAAGGGAATGTGAAAAAATGGGGAGAATGGATTTTATTCCAAAACTGCACAACTGCCAGGAAGTGAGCACTCTGACAGAAAGAGGAGATGATGATCTTAAAGTGCAACTGGAGAGTCTCCGAAATGAGAGAGACCGGCTAAGAGAAACTGTACAGGAGACAATTAGCAAG AATTCAGAGATGCAGGAAGAGCTGAGATGTGCTCATAACTCCCTTGGACAACATCAGGAGACTATTGTGGAGCTGAAAGGAAGTATTTCGGAGAAAGAAAATCAACTCCTGAAAGCACAAGAGGCATTGAGGGAAACAACTGATGAACTGCAGCAGAAG CTCACTGAAGTAACTGAAAACCTAACTCATGTCTCTTCTGAATATGGCAAACTACTgtcagaaaaagaacaaattgaAAGAACAATGAAGGAGCATATCTGTCAGCAGCTTGAGAAAATCACTTCACTTAATAAGGCAAAAGATGAGCTACAGCAAATCGTAGAGACTTGTAAAGCTGAAAGAGATCAGTTGAAGGCTGACTGTCAGGAAAGCAAGGAGAGA TCCTTAAAAATTCTGACAGAAATGGAAAGTCTACAGGAAGAACTAAAGTGTCAGAAAGAGCAAGCTGATATCCAGAAGAACATGCTAGCAAATGGAGAAGAGAAATtgcaaaacactgaagaaaaactaaatgaagaaataaacaaactgaaagaaaag gtAGTCAAGTTGAATGAGGAATTAAATTTGGTAACTAAAGAAAGGCACCAGCTGCTGGGAGAACTGAAAGAAAAGACTAAGAGTGAAAGCAGTAAACTTCAACAGCTGGAGAAACAGTGTAATGTGTTAGTACAGGAGAGAGATCAGCTCCAGGAAATGCTGGAAGGTATTCAAGCAGAGAAGAACAAACTGGAAATTAACCTACAGGAGAGCATTGATAAG ATTCTGGAAACTGAAAAGGAATTGAAGTGGCAACAGGAACTACTCAACAATGAGAAGATCAAagctgaagaaagagaagaacattTGTTAAAGGTTCAGAGGCGGTCAGAGATTTTGGAGGACAGCCTAACAAATAAG GTTCAACAGTTAACTGAGACGCTAAATAGCGTATCATGTGAAAAAGACCAGTTATTGGCTGAAAGAAGTAGTCACTCTTTCCAACTTAAAGAACAAATCTCATCAATTAATCAAGAAAAAGATGAGTTACAGAAACTTCTCCAGGATGTCATTTCTGAGCGGGACCAGCTGAAGACAGAATTGCAAAAAAATGCTGAGATG tgtgttgaaacaaatgcaaaactgGAATGTGCTCTAGaccaactgaagcagagaagcTTGAATGATATGTCTATTCAGGTGAATCCACTAGATGATGCAGAGCAGATGGCTGATGAtagcctgaaggagaaaaacTTGAAAATTAAG GAGCTTCTTGAGAAATTCCCAAATATGGGGAAGAGATATGAATGTCTGTCTAGGGTGTCTCTTAAACTAAAGAATGAACTGGATAGTCGGAAAGAACTGATAGCTGTGATACTGACTCAGCTTTCATCAGAACAGAGTAAACAAGTCAAAAGACTTCAAacggaaaatgaaaaaataaatcgtCATCTTCAGAGTTTATTGAACAAACTGAAG TTTCTGTTCAGTTGTGTTTGCTCGAAGAAAAGAGACTATCATACTACTGTTAACATGTATGAAATAGAATTGcttgaggaaaagagaaaacaagatcaGCTACGAGCTCAGATTCAATATCTCAGGAAGTTTTATTTGAAGCAGAATAAAATATCTTCAGAAGAGTTAAACATCAGTGAAGTTCTGCAGAATTTGCACATGGATGCAGAG AACATTCTCAAAGATGTATCAGAAATGGAAAGCGAACTTCTCAGCATAGAGGCAGAGTTGCAGCAGGAAGAAAGTGCTAGAAAAGAAACAACACAGTTCTGGGAAGCTTGTTCAGGAACTCGCTGTGATGCAGAGGAACTTGAAGAAGAGTTAAAGAAAGATAATGAAAGACTTTTGCAAGTCATTAACTTCTGGACTCCTAAAGCAAAG ATACTCCTTCAACtttcttcagagctggatgcCAAAACTGCCAATTACTGTAAAAATGCTGATGTTgaattgaaacagaaaaaagagaaaagtgaagAGTTGCTTCAGGAACTAAACACTCTTAAAGAACAACTGGCCCCTGGTGGCTCTGCCAGTCTTGCATTAGAAGAGGAAAACTACAAGCTTCATAACAAATTAAAGGGTGCAGAACAGGATATAAAG GCCATGGAAGTAAAAATTCAGAAGTTAGAAAATGTAATAAGTGAAGTAGGAAAAAATGTCAAAGAGAAAGATGACTGTATATACAAGTTACAAGCACAGATAAGAGTAAAAACAGCGACAAGTGAGCTCACCCAACTGCAAGCTAAACTGAATGAGACAGAGAAGTGCCTCAGCACTGCCTTAACAGAGAATCAGAGTCTCCAG gcAAAATTAGATAAAGGTGCTGAGCTGTACAAAGAAGAAATTGATCATCTCAAAACACAATTGGTAAAATATGATATGGAAAGAATGAAACAATCTAACTATTTTGATATGAA ACTTGCTAATTATAAAGCTCTTGCAGAACACCAAGAACAACAGTTAAGAAAGCTAAAAGAAGAACTTAGAAGAGCACAGCAAGAGCAAGATGTTACTG TGGTGCTGGAAAAAGAAGCTCCTCAGCAATCCCAAATACCTCTGACttgtggtggtggcagtggtatTGTGCAGAGCACACAAATACTTGTTCTAAAATCTGAACAAGCTAAGCTGCAGAAAGAGAACTTGCACCTGAAGAAACAAAATGACCTTCTACTAAG taatgaGCTTCAACTGAAAGAGGAActtagaaaatggaaagaaagagcacTAAAATGGAAAGAACGATCCTCAAGAGAAACCACTCAAGAGACAGTACCAAGGTCTCCAAGGAAGACAGTGTCATATTCCCTTAAAGAGCAAACGCCTTCACCCTCCAAGGAACCTATTTCTCAGGAGGCTGTGGCTCAGGATATATCAAAGCCTCGACCACTGACTTGTCCAACAAATTTCTTTGATAATTCCAGCTTGGGTACACTAACAG ATACACGACTTACAGGAATAGAGCCCACAGGAGAACATCTCAAGCACCGGTGTGGAacttcagagaaagagaaaaccccTGAGTGTACCACCCAATAA